One Aptenodytes patagonicus chromosome 7, bAptPat1.pri.cur, whole genome shotgun sequence genomic window, TGTACTGTTTCCCAAGATCGCATGTGATTTCAGATGTTATGTGTTCATTTGTCTGTACTACTTGCTGTATAGTCCATAAAGTACCAGAACCGCGTTTCAAAGACTCTCAGCGGCTTTATCAGCTCTTTATAAAATGCTGCTGTATAAATAAGTAAAACTGATTTGCACAAATTCAGTTCATGTATCAGTGTCACAAGCTGGTATTGAGTGTAAGCGCTATGAATAGGGCTGATGACTTCCCTCTCTAGGAGGATAGGCTCCGTTCGAGTGCTCAGCAGTGCGCCATACTAATGCATAGTCGTTTACagagcagccagctgcaggcaggtctgtgAAGAAGCTACCTACCTCCCAAGCCTTGcatcactgaaagagaaaagtaaactctaaagaagtgaaaaaaaaaggctccaaaaccccaaataaaaaaatccccctgCCCCCGAGTGGCCGTTTGAATTTGCTTTCGCAATTGGGTTTGCGGGCAGAGTGAAGCAGCAGAGAGCGGAGGCGCTTGCAGTGTTTTTCCTCTGTCTGCTGGGcttgggttgttggttttttttcgtGAACCTGTTTATAAAAGTCAGTGTCATGCTTGTGGGTTTTGGCATAGCTGACATCTGTGGGTATGACTCACCAGGGCCCGTTAGAGCAGATGCGGCTTGAGCTGCCTCCCGGCCCCAGATTTAGCCGGCAGTCCCTTACCAGCAGGACTCAGTGAGCCCAGTGCCTGGGGACCTTGAGACTGCTTCTCACAGGGAGATGCCTGCCAGCCTTCCAGCAgctccaccttaaaaaaaaacccttgtgttTTATAAAAAGTGATGGAGAGGGATGAAGGGAGAGGACAGACCTGGGTCCTCCTCACCTTGTACGTGTGCCTGGAGAGCTGGCGACCAGGGTGTGAAATGACTAGCATCAAGGCAGGCTCTAAACACCTAACACCCAGGGTGTCCAGGAGATTTGGGAGAGCAGATGGGAGTCCCTCATCCGCCAGGGACCGTGGGATGGCCGCTGACATGGTACTCTGGCTGCATGtcttgggtttgtgtggcaatcCCCCTGCCCTCCTCACAGCCAGCACAAAAATGATGGACCAACCATGGGAATAAAATGCACGTCATTTTGCAGCGAGGTCCGAGTTAGCTTTTAACCACCGCATCTTATTTTCGGTGGAAAATATGACAGAAATAGCCTGGATTTCCAATTTACCTgtggtggtaaaaaaaaaaactccaacaGCAGCATCaccaaaaatctttaaatagaaCATTTTGGAGATGCATAAAAAGAAGCTCAGAAATTCATCCTGCGGGAGGCTAATAGTCCCGGAGCGCACAAGATTAACTTCCTAGGCAGCCAACACCCCGCAATACTGTTTTTCAAGGCAGGGACTGAGCAAGGGCAAGCTGCAGGGCATGGACTAGCCTATGGCAGTGGGAAGGTGGAGGTCCATCGCCTCGGGAGAGGCCCGCCTGCACCCCTGGGGAGCCAGACAATGCCTTCATTTTGAgtagaaaaaataatattaagaatCTCGTCCACGTATCTAAGGGGACAtctccagaatattttttctgtgggTGCTGCTCATCCGAAAAtccctgtgcccagctctgcaaATTCAGCCAAAGCACCGTGATAGCCCGGGGGGTCGCGTTTGCCTTGCAGCCTTTGGAGGAGGGGTGCGGCAAGCAGAGACCTGTAGCTGCACCTGaagtttctgtttttaataaactCAACAAATGGTTCCCCTCTGCGCGGTCTGTCTCTCTgccatctttaaatatttatgtcagTGTATCTATGGTGATGGGTCAGGTTatataatgaggaggaggaaggggggggccGTGGGGAAGGACAGCATCAGCTCCCACCAGAACTATGGCAGAGGGAGAGCAAACACAAGCAGGTTTCCCCATCCAGTGCAGATGCTCCCTCTTCTCAGCtcaggctctgctgctcctgagcCCAGAAAGTGAACGTTCATTTTTCTCAGGGCATCAGAGAGGGCCGAGCCGCAGCTGGGCTTAGCTGCGCTTTGCGAGATGCCATGTGAGAGAGCAAGAGCCCAGCCCATCGATGCAGAGAGCTTCTATTGTATAATCAATGTATAATTCATTAGTAGGTGAATAAAGACTGGAATTGCTTATTGCTGATGTAACGGGGCTAAAAAGAAAGCGAGCACGTCCATGAGCAAGCTGGTGCACACGGGAGTTAAAGAATAGCAGTTAGTGGTGctgaggggagagaggggggatTTTGTCTTGGGATAACATAAACAACCCAGCTAGCCGGCTGCCAGCGGCTCCAGGGAGAGCAATACAGGGATATGCATCTTCCTGGCAAAAATGCTGGGAAGGGCCTTTCCTTTTTGCTTGCTGGAGTCCAAGGGAATAGCACCTGGTAGACAGGAGGGTGTTAGTTGTGGGTGGGCACCCCTGGGCTCGGCTGAATGTATTTTTCCCAAGACATGCTGATTCCTCACAAGCTGTATCTCTTCCAGATAAagagatggggttttttttcctcacaaccCTCCCGGCAGGGGCAGATATGCAGATTGCCTCCAGGCATTAATTTGTTTGACGGACCCCCAAAATGCTGGGTGACTAAAAATAGGACTGGATTTGTGCTGGGGGTGAGAGGGACGGCACGGTGAGGAGTGGAGCAGCCTCACTGGCAGGCCTGCAACTGGTCATGGGTTTGGCAGCTACGGCCAAAAGCTGCAAAACACGCACCATGTGTGTTTTTCCAAAACAGCCTCCGAGGCTGCTCTGGGGCTCCCCCTTCTCACTCCTGCGCTCTCCCCCGCCGTCCCACCCGGTGCTGCTTCTCCCAGCGGACAGGGTTGACGTGTGCTGCCGGTTGCTCAGCCTCCCAGAAGAGGAACTACACAGTTAAGAAAAATATCCCTTTTTACCCCAATATAATATTTTACTAAAAGAGAGAACTGCAACGACAATTCATGTGAAAGTTTCTGGGCCTGTGTTATCCGACCGTGTATTCAAAGCAGCTTCTGACCTTACCCGCCTTCAGCTGTGCTGGTGGAGATCTCCTGCGTGGAGCATCTACCACCTCTGGCTGCATTTCTAGAGGAGAATTATAGCCAGCTGCTTTTGCAAACCCATTGCTTCTGCACCTGGTTGAAAAAAATATGTCTATCAACtatttcttcaaaaaatatttcctatgtcTGCAGCTCAGAAACGCAGCTTTACCTTGGCAGGAGATGGCTTCCTTACCACCCCAGCGCTGCAAAGGTCCACCCAAATTTGCCAACTTAGAAGGCTTCAGAAGTACTTGCTCAGCAGTATCTCCTTTAGGAGCTTGCTGCAGGCATCAACCAGAGTTGCACAGTAAATGGGCTGTTGCATGAGGAAGTTATATTTTGACGGCAGTGGGAACTGGCAGACACACAGTCAATAGGGCAGGAAATAGCAAAACATTTTGGAGCCAAGCCAGCACACCACAAGGCTGAAAGATTCCCACTCTCCTCACCACTGAATCCCTCTAGAGAGTCAGTAAATTGCTTAACCTGTGCTTTTCACAAGTGCTCTGAGCTCCTCAGTTTTTTTTCTGGGtactgaaaaatgtgatttgcaGAAGCCCTGAGCATCCTCAGCTGCTGTGCAAAGCTGCGCCCTGCTCACCTGCAGTTCTGCATGAGAAGTACATTGAAAAAGTGGCATCTGCGGCCCTCAGAGCAGGCACTGGGAAAGCTCCCCTGACTCGTAGGCAAGTGTGGTCAGGCCACCCACAGGCATGCGGTGAGCCCCACGTAAAGCCTCAGGGGAAATTAATGCTCATGCTGGCAGAACAGGACCTGAGCGGTGCGTGGGCAACAAAGGATGGAGAGCAGCAGAAAAGGCTTCTTGCTGCTGACATGGGCTGATGCTCCCCAGCCCTGTAGGTAATCACCTGGCCTTAGGTTGCTCCATCTTCCCGTGTCCTCAGATAGAGCTGGGGGTTTgtctaaaataaaaggaaaagggtaACGCATAAGCGTACCCACAGGGAGACCAAACTGCAATTGCCCACATGACCTTAGCAGAACTAATTGATAATTGCTGGAGCTTCAGTGACAATTAATTGGAGCCAATtcacaattaaatatttaacttggcacctttgctctctttttcatttttttttcctgttgtctgtGCCTACATAAATAGGGATTTCTTTACTGCCAGAGTTTGAGTGTTGACATGCTTATAACAGCCAGCTTCTGCTTGTGCAAGCCCCGGGAAGGCTCAGAGGGTCTGCAGGTGTTTCCTAGCCTGGCTGCTGGCTTTGCATCCCCACCGCTCAACTCCATGCTCTTATCCCGACAaaatctctctcttgctcttctCAACACCGGGTAAATCTCAGCAGCACTTACAAATAGGTTCCTGGGGTTTTGCTCTGGTTGCACAAAAGCTGTAATTTGCCCATAGCGAGCAGCAAATTAGGGACTGGTAAGTGCAAGCACATTGACTGCAGGACAGGGAATTTTTGTTGGctcaggtattaaaaaaaaaacccacttgacACCTGCCCGCCTTGCAGCTTCCATCCAGCCATCCCCGGGTGCTGCCATTTCTACGGCTGCAAACAAAATGGCAATGCTGCACTTTTCTGCAACAGGTTTCTAAAAACTGAGGGGTCAAAGGTATCTGCTTTCCTGCTCCTGAAAATGACAGTGGGATGCCAttgcagggcagcaggagccccTCCTGCCACAAACAGCACAAGCTGTGGGCACTGCTCTGCCACCTGCTCGTTAAAGGTGCTGTTCCTTGCAGGGGAACTCCAGCAGTGGGTGCAATGGGAATAAAGATCAAGAGGTGGCCAGCACgtagtttgctttttttattatagtttctTGGAGTATTTTGTACCAAAAAAATTACCTAAACCCCATGGTTGGCTATCAGAGAACAAAAGGGAACTTCCAGCTCCCTGGGACAAGAAATTGCACGCTTCCAGTCTGCTGCTTATTGGGAAGAAGAAATGACGACTGTCCAGGCACATCCTTTGTGAGATGGTTTGGTGCAGGTCATGTTCTCATCCCTGCCGCAAGCAGCAGAAATCATTACAGAGGTGTGAAAACAGCAGCTACGCACATGCACACCTATATGACCGGTGCTGGAAACGTGCCTGCTTCTTCTGATGAAATTTCAGTGATCACAAGTGATTCAAGGAAATGAGAGCTAGGGGAGGGGGATATGATAGCCTTTCAGGTTTCTTTATCATATATGTGCTACTCCTGTCCATAATCATCCCTTTACAGTAAAAATTGACCCGGGAAGGAGGAGCACCTAAAGCTTTAGCAGTCCTGGTGGTGAAGCTTTAACAGAGATCTTTTCTACTAGTTGACGAGGCTTAAGCAGGTAGCTCACACCCATAACATAGACTCCACTGATTTGCTCGATCTCCAGTGTTTTTTAATATGGCAAAACATCATCAGTTGTCCAGCAAACACAGAGCGGTGGGCAAGACCTGACTACCTAGTgtttaaaaaagtgaaactgtAGAGATCTATTTCATACAAATACTCCAGTCTTTATTGCTTGAACGTGTCCTTAAGCTTTTTTCCTGCCCCTGCTTGCAATAATCCTTGTGAGGTACCTgcctgctgccccagcagctggctgAGTATAGGATGAGGCTTATGAGCAGCTCCTTTTCCTCCGAAGGACCAATGCCATCCTCTTCCTGGATGAGGGAGCACCAGCTGCCCAGGGAATATCTCTTCCCAGCACTGAAAGAATTACTGAGCGCTCTCCATGACGCAAACCCCTGAGCAATGCAGGCAGCCTCatgcacagcagaaaaagagaaggaatgatAGCCTTTTGCAAGAAATTCGTCTTTATTGAAGCAACCATGAGTCACAGGAGCTGCCAGCTGGCCTGAGGAATAACAATAGCAGTGGCCTGGACAATAGCAGCTGGAGCTCACAAGGGAGATTGTCTCTCTCCAGAAAACGATATACTTATTAGTGCTTATATACATATAAGTGAATCTTTTCCCACTGCTAGAAAGTGGGTGTGTTGGCAAGTGCGTATCATCACTAAATTGCTGCTAGACCGAGGCATGTTGGTGGCTGCCAGGAGGTAGCTCGAGTGATACTCTGGAGCAATTTGAACTTGATTCTGTTTCCAGTAAAGTCAATGGTGAAGCTCCACTGGTTCCAAGGGAGTGGGATGAGGAGTGATAGCCCTCCCCTCGCCCCCAACACAATTCTTTCCAATGCAAGATATCTGCAGCCATGTTAAAATGCTAACCAGGTGCTGTAGGCTGTACTGCTGTTCTTGTATGTGTAGCAGCCCCTGCCTGAGGGCCAGGACCTGTCCTGAACATCAGCACGGGGTTTCCACATTTATCTCAATAAACAATTGCTACTTACTGTTTTTCATGGCTAAAAGCCACAACGAAGGCGAGGGGGGAAAGCTGTTGTTGGTTCAACAGACATTTCACATAGCCATATAAGTTTGCAGCAGGTTTTCCAGCAGGTGCTAAATCTATTGCAATGATGGGTTTCAGCTCAGAAGCGGCTCTGCCTCCTTGCAATGAGGGCAAAGCACACTAGGGAGCCATCATTTAAGCTAGACTGATTCAATTGattgaagcttttaaaatttctgtttattattGATAAGGTGACGTAAAGAGGATGTGGAGTTGGACATTGTATTGTTTGACTTGGCTGGAGATCAGTCCTGTTCTCTTACAGATTTAAACTTCAGTCCTGCATGTACGTGTAATATCAAAGTCCTTTTGTATTGCACAGCAGTGCGGTGGGTTAGTGAAGCTAGATAAACACAGAGCTAAGGCTGGAAGTTGAACAAGCCCCTGTGAAATCAGTGTGGCATCAAGCTCTAGGAGGTTGACTAAATcctaagaattaaaaaataatggtgTATTGCATTAGCAAGAAGGAATAACAGAGGGATATGTCTTTATGCTGGTCATTTGTTTCAAATCTCATGcactgctttctgatttttttcctaatctctACCAAAAGCTCTGTAAACCTGGCAATATTTGAAAACAGGGGAAAAACAGTCGATGGTCGTTGGATGCCTACATACTCGAGCACGATCAGAAACGTGCCCAAAGTCAATTATTATGAGTGTCCAGGCTAGGAGAGCACGTTTCCCATCAGCAATGACACACTTTGTGTCCATGTATTTGCTGATAGCACAAGATCAGTCCTGGGCTGTGATCCAAAGCCACCTTCCTAGAAATATTGCATCTTTGAGGGTTACAGGGAACTGCTCAGATGACAGCGCAAGAGAAGTTTGGTTTAATGCTGTGATTTTTGCTGggcttttctctccatttttgtCCTAAGGGGCTCTTTGTGTCCTGCTTGTGGAGCTACAGCCTGTACGTCCCCCGGCGAGGCGATCTGAATCTCCAAGCCCAGGTGCGTGTCTCAGTCCTTGTCCGTTTTCGGTGAAGGTGTGGGATGGCTTGTCCTCAGAGCATCATCTGCTCTGACCAGCTCGGAAATGCACGACAGCTAGTAGTGCAGGAAGGGGAAACGTGTGACACATCCTACCGCATGACCCCACTCAACGCCTTCCCAGGGGATTTTGTGGGTGACTTCAGACATCTTCCTGTGCCAAGAGCTGGCTCTACCTGGTAGGGATGCTCGGGCGGCGGGTTTCTACCTCTCTCGCAGGGTGTATTTGCCTTTCCGGTCCAGGTTGCTGCTGAAGTGGATGGAGAACCAGAGGAATGAAGTCAGGATCATCCCATAAAcctaaaaggaaataaatgagatGGGCACACAATTAAATGCCGAACTGATTGTGATGCTCCATCTGTGCAAAAAAGCGATCATAAATGTTGCCTGTTAGTCCACTTGGCACTTCTGAGTTTACCTAACAGGTTGTCACATTTTTCTTAAGAGAGCTGTTTTCCGGTAAAATGGTGAACACCAATTCCagcatgggagagaaaaaaaaaaaacccaacacgtGGTTAAAGCACCTGATTGGAATTAGCACAGTACAGCTCAAACCCAGTCCTAAAAATACCAAGAAATGAGATGAAACCAGGAAATTCAGATTTCAAATTCCTGCCACAAAACATTCCTCTATGCAAACAAACATATCTCTCATAATAATAGCCTTTTATAAAGATAACATagggagaaaataaacaaacctcaTGTATCGTTTGGagtaaaaaacccaagaaaacaaaaaaacccctaacaaaacccaaaccccaccccATGCACGTGCACGGTTGCGAATGCAGAGGACAGTATACTTACTCTGCATTGTGATATTCTGCCTGGTATATCACACATCAGGATTTACACAGGCAACGCGTCAAaggtaaggctgctgtgggaaggATAACAAGGGCTGTAACAACGTGCTCTTTCCTAAAAGTCTGCCTTAACATGCAAGCGCCTTTGCTTGCAGCTTGATCTGGGGACATGTGTGCATTGTTGGCCGAGGGACAGTGACATCAGAGCAGCTATAGCCCTCATTGCGCACTTCCTTTGCATCCTGCCATCACAATAGTGAACCGTGCAGTGAGATTTCCTCTAGCACACGCTTCAAAGACAGCCGCCTTATCTGGCTATAGCATCAAGCTGTGAAAAAAAggtagatatatagatatatatatatatataacaaaaacGCTCCTGCTTTTGTCTGAGTATAGCTGTAGTGAAATTCCTCCTATACCTGAGAAAAATTAGAAAGCCACATCAAATATTCACACATGACTTTACATTTATAGCTCCATGGCTATGCCTGATGGTTTTCCTAATTTACTACTAGCAGTATAAAATACAAAAGTGTTTGTTCCTCTGGGTTTTATTTAGATGGAGAAGAGTCTTCTAACCCATAATTGTGCCAAGGTGGACACAAGTAGTAAAACAATCTCCACATACACATTCAGTCAGGAAAGGTCGCCCCAGCTGGGGAGCGGCTTGGAGATATCACAGCAGACCAAGTCTCCCTTCATGGTGAAGAAACGAGTCTCCTGATGTGTACTCTTTTCTGGCATGCTTCACCACATGTGCAGGGCCCTTGTGTAGGGGTAGTTACAGTGATACACCTCTGCCAAGCAGTGGGTGGGCATATGAGCAGGCTTGTTTTAATTAGTGGCACTCTCCAGCTCTGAAGGGACTGTCCCCATGCAGCCACCGAGCCCCCTCACCGCTGAAGGACACACTCCTCTcacagcatttaattttttcttttgtcctccCCCAAATAAGACTCACAAATTCAGTACAGACCCTCTGTACCCAAGCCATCCTCTGAAGATGATCCTACCCCTCCTCTGCAAGATCCTCCTTCAAAGCTGATGCCTGGGAGCCCAGGCAAcatgctctgctcctctcctttgcAGCCTGCTCCTTACAAGCCTGTGCTTCACCCACCCACTGCCCAAGATGCACCTTGCCGGGTTCATTACTGGTCATTAATAGGATGAGACCTTCCCTTTCTGCACAGCTTTCCAGCTCCACTGCTGGTCCTCAGTATCTTTCAAGACCTTCCAGCTCTGGCCGCACAAAGTGACTTCCCAGGCTGAGCTGGGAGGAAGCCAGCAAGCGCTGGGCAAGGAGAGGCAGCAAGTTTCCTAAAATACGGAGCTTTTATTGCATCTCCTTTTCCACAATTGCTGCCGGCTTCCTACCTGATCTGCAAGCCCTGCGCCAGGTGACATGGCCTCTCACTTGCAGGAGAAGACGTGCAGGCAAGCCTGGGTGGATGAAatgcaaatgctgctgcagcctgctcccgCTGCTCCCCACTCCCAGCTGCCATGCCTAGTTTGGGCACAAAAAATACACAGCGAGCCTATTCCTGCAGGAAAACCCCTCCATCTATCAGCCTGGCCAAGACAGGTCCTGGCCCTTTCCTAATTTCCATGGTGGAGTCCACCACCGcttgtttctctgctgctggtcTCCAAAATAACCCAAAATCCTAGTTTCTGGGCGCTAATTTAGGATATGCTTTCCCCATTGGAGCCTGCCTCTAGGGGCCAAAATGCGAAGGAACAGACATAGCTACCGTGAAGCCAATGGTGATGCCCAGTAGCATGGAGACAAAGTCCATGTGCTTCTTCAGGAAGTCCTGGATCTCTCGCAGGCAGTCCTGGGAGGAGAGAAACatcccttgcagcacagcagcagctcGGTGGGGGGCTTCATCCCCCCAGCAGCACTTGCCACAACCCCAGATAGAAAGGGAGGCAAGAAGGGGATGCAACATTGCACAGCTGGGCTGCTCTGTGGGCAGCTCTCCTTTTTTCTACTGCTTGCTGCagtttgggaagacaaacacctgCGGTACATTTTCTGTTACTACAATATGCCTACGATTTTCTTGGTGTGATGCGTTTCGGACTGTGGGGGATGTGTGTGAGCACAGGTAAGTGGGGTCATGCACAAGCTTTCTTCTTTCCACCCACTGGAAAATGGaaagagggaaatgaaaaagtggaaaagcagagcacacCATAATGCTAAATACGTTCCCCAAAGATACTAATGAACAGCTCAGTTTTGCAAGGTGTCGCAAGCATTAATATACATTAGCCTTAAGCATgccagcagccccacagaaatCCAGGAGGTGTTAGCCAAGAGAGCCGTTTCAACAGTGCAAGAGCATGCCCTCGATTAAGTGATTTGCAGGGTGAGGTAAGAGTGCTCAAAGCCAGAGAGTGAATGTACTGCAGCTACCAAACTGTGGTTCCCCAGGTTGCAAAATTCAtcctcccacccacctcccctGGCTCGCCACCAGAGGAAACGCAAACCATTAGCCCGGGGGGAACAGAGTCACCCCCACAGTGCCTGgttttgctctgctctgccttcctgctctTTGAGCCAAGTTTGACCCTGCTTCGAGATGTGACGGGCTGCGCATCACGGCGTCCTGTTAGTGCTTGACATCTTCACCTAACAAGAATGTTTTCGTATAGCTGTAGCaacatggttttgtttttcctagggACAACATACATATTGATGCTAGCAGCTTTAGCTGCTTCAGCTGATTTGGCTACtcctgtggaagaaaaataatcatacaATAGATTTGCTCAGAGAGTATGAAGTCTACATTGCAGCTTCAGCACAGAGGCAGTCTAATACTGGTGGCTTCTCCATCAACTTCACTGAGATGCTGCAAAGAGGAGGAATGAAGTGTACTTGATGAAGCTACTGCTGGGCATCATCATCCTGCTTCATAAGTCTCTCATTTAAATACCTATTTAATGCCCTGGGAAAAAGGAATTAACAGCAAATTCCACATTTGCTGTTAGTGGGACACTTTTTAAGCCTCAGAAACTAGCGTCACATGGAAAAGTCCAACAGTTTCTTTGAGCTCAGACATATGCCCGTGATATGATATTAGTATGATATCTCATACTCTCTGCAGAGGTAGGAGATGAGAAGGAAGCTGGAGGGAAATGACAGGCTGCAAACACAAGCATTCCGAAGGCTTTCTAGAGCTGTGAAGGAAACCGCATCTGCACATCTGAGACCTGCTGATCCACTGGGGCTCCTCCAGTGGGTGAGACACCTCCTTATTGagacaacaaaaccccaacaaaacaaaccccaatcCATAGCAACACCAAACCATGAAAAAGCCACAATTCTCATTAACACTTAAACACCAGTGAGGTTTTAACAGTTAGCGAGTAGCAGCACAACCCCACTGTGGGGTGGAAGAAACCTTTCCCTTACCTGTCCTGCATCGCGCACTTGGCCAGATGGGCACGTCTTGCGCTCGACGTTGGCCGTGTCCCCAAATGGAGAGCGCTTCCCGCAGCACAGGAactggaagagagggagaggtctgccagctgcctgctgggctcTCCCCTCGCCACCAACTGCTGCGGCAGGAGATGTCAGCGATGGGCCACCCTTCCTCCCTtgctgccccaggcagggctATACAACCAGGGTTGCAAGGAGCGAAGCATGTAGGTATGCAATCAACAACTGTAGCAATGGAGGTTAAATTCAGAGGAGGTGGATGGATCTGGCCCCAAACTTTTCTGTGCTCCTCCAGgactgctgcctggggctggggccaaGCCCTCCCTCCATGGTCACACCAGCTCTCACAGTGGCTGCTCTGGAAAACCCAGGGATGCACAGACTTATGTTTCCAGTGTTTGCtatgggctgggggggggttcCCAGCAACACCCACTGGGGAGCTGGTTTCCTACAGCCAGGGTGAACTGGCCAGCTTGGAGCTctagcagaaggggaaaaaaaaaaataaaaggagtagAAGGACTGTTTCTCCATCAATTAAAGTGGCTAAAATAAGCAACTGATGAAGCTGGGTATTGTGTCTGGTTCTCCTTGCCAAAGGGGACTCTGGGTGTGCTGCTCCACAGCCCTGCAGAACAAGCACCACCACGCCTGGTCATGGCTCTGAGGGCCACCACCATTGTTGCAATGAGAAACATTTgcccttttctgtgttttgagaaGCACAGATGAAAACAGCTTTGGAAAGCTTTGAAGATCTCACACCAGAGTGATGCTCAGGTAGGTGGCCCTTTCCTCCTGTTGATAACCCAGGTTGGTCAAACCTGGGAAAGGAAGAATAGGAAGGGAGGAGCAGACTTCACAGCAGGCTGGAGGACTCACTTCCTGAGGGAAAACGGCATTGCAGCATCCACAAGGCGGAGCACAGGCATCAGTCCCAGCCTGCTGAAACTATTGGGAAGATACCCCAGGACAAGGTTTTCCGCTAAGGCTAAAAGACAACTTACTGCTTCGTGGATGGCAGTCAGCTCGTGCCTCCTGAAGCTGGAGGCGTTCCTCCTCACCTCCTCGTACACAAGATCGTACACATCCATCATGCTGTCTTCCACCTGTGATGAAAGCAGATGTGTACATGGAAAACACTGACTGCAGTCATCTCTGGAGGGAAATATGCTCCTCTCACATCCCCCCAGAAGGTCTCCCAGGTATAGCAAGACAAGTAGTGCAGCTATTAAATGACCACCATGTGGCACCAGCAGCTGGTGTATGACCCACCACGCACCGAGGGGCACCTAC contains:
- the TSPAN32 gene encoding tetraspanin-32 codes for the protein MGLRCGMRTTKCQLLVTSLCVMLLGLSIATLSTVTHYGLHFTLISDISLESNSYRVIHHAAFYFGICLSMTLILAALLSSAATVQESQCLTAMGFFCFALAFCGLIPAACWRYTHSTEVEDSMMDVYDLVYEEVRRNASSFRRHELTAIHEAFLCCGKRSPFGDTANVERKTCPSGQVRDAGQDCLREIQDFLKKHMDFVSMLLGITIGFTVYGMILTSFLWFSIHFSSNLDRKGKYTLRER